In Lagopus muta isolate bLagMut1 chromosome 6, bLagMut1 primary, whole genome shotgun sequence, one DNA window encodes the following:
- the FEN1 gene encoding flap endonuclease 1, with translation MGIHGLAKLIADVAPSAIRENDIKSYFGRKVAIDASMSIYQFLIAVRQGAEVLQNEEGETTSHLMGMFYRTIRMVENGIKPVYVFDGKPPQLKSGELARRTERRSEAEKHLQEAQEAGEETNIEKFSKRLVKVTQQHTDECKKLLMLMGIPYVEAPGEAEASCATLVKAGKVYAAATEDMDCLTFGSPVLMRHLTASETKKLPIQEFHLNRILQDLGLTWEQFVDLCILLGCDYCESIRGIGPKRAVELIKQHKTIEEIIQHIDTKKYPLPENWLHKEAQKLFLEPDVVNPDDVELKWTEPNEEELVQFMCGEKQFNEERIRNGVKRLSKSRQGSTQGRLDDFFKVTGSITSAKRKEPETKGSAKKKAKTNSATAKFKKGK, from the coding sequence ATGGGAATCCACGGCTTGGCCAAGCTGATCGCCGATGTGGCGCCCAGCGCCATCCGGGAGAACGACATCAAGTCGTACTTCGGGCGGAAGGTGGCCATCGATGCCTCCATGAGCATCTACCAGTTCCTGATAGCTGTGCGGCAGGGCGCCGAGGTGCTGCAGAACGAGGAGGGCGAGACCACCAGCCACCTAATGGGCATGTTCTATCGCACCATCCGTATGGTGGAGAACGGCATCAAGCCTGTCTATGTGTTCGATGGCAAACCACCACAGCTCAAGTCCGGGGAGTTGGCCAGGAGGACGGAACGCCGCTCTGAGGCCGAGAAGCACCTGCAGGAGGCTCAGGAGGCGGGCGAGGAGACCAACATTGAGAAGTTCAGCAAGAGGTTGGTGAAAGTGACCCAGCAGCACACCGACGAGTGCAAGAAGCTGTTGATGTTGATGGGCATCCCCTATGTGGAGGCGCCAGGGGAGGCGGAAGCCAGCTGTGCTACACTGGTGAAGGCAGGGAAGGTGTACGCGGCCGCCACAGAGGACATGGATTGCCTGACCTTTGGGAGCCCTGTGCTGATGCGGCACCTCACTGCCAGTGAGACAAAGAAGCTGCCCATCCAAGAGTTCCACCTGAACCGGATCCTGCAGGACCTGGGGCTGACCTGGGAACAATTTGTGGATCTGTGCATCCTCCTGGGCTGTGACTACTGTGAGAGCATCCGCGGCATTGGGCCGAAGCGGGCGGTTGAGCTCATCAAGCAGCACAAAACCATTGAGGAGATCATCCAGCACATTGACACCAAGAAGTACCCCTTGCCTGAGAACTGGTTGCATAAAGAGGCCCAGAAGCTCTTCCTAGAGCCTGACGTCGTCAACCCTGATGACGTTGAGCTGAAGTGGACAGAGCCAAATGAGGAGGAGCTCGTGCAGTTCATGTGTGGGGAGAAGCAGTTCAATGAGGAGCGCATCCGCAACGGGGTCAAGAGGCTGAGTAAGAGCCGCCAGGGCAGCACGCAGGGCCGGCTGGATGACTTCTTCAAGGTGACGGGCTCCATCACGTCGGCCAAACGCAAGGAGCCTGAAACCAAGGGGTCAGCAAAGAAGAAAGCCAAGACCAACAGTGCCACAGCCAAGTTCAAAAAGGGGAAATAA
- the TMEM258 gene encoding transmembrane protein 258: MELEAMSRYTSPVNPAVFPHLTVVLLAIGMFFTAWFFVYEVTSTKYTRDIYKELLISLVASLFMGFGVLFLLLWVGIYV, encoded by the exons ATG GAGCTAGAGGCAATGAGCAGGTACACCAGCCCAGTGAACCCGGCTGTCTTCCCGCACCTCACTGTGGTGCTGCTTGCCATTGGCATGTTCTTCACCGCATGGTTCTTCGT TTATGAGGTGACATCCACCAAGTACACGCGAGACATCTACAAGGAGCTGCTGATCTCACTGGTGGCATCGCTCTTCATGGGGTTTGGTgtcctgttcctgctgctgtgggttGGGATCTATGTGTGA
- the LOC125695333 gene encoding olfactory receptor 1019-like isoform X1 — MAEENRSLAAEFILEGFSDHPKMKAALFVVFLLIYAITLLGNVGIIVLIRADPRLHTSMYFFLSSLSVVDICFSSVIAPRTLVNFLSERRTISFTGCTGQTFFYIVFVTTECFLLAVMAYDRYVAICNPLLYSTIMTRRQCVQLVVGSYVGGILNAIIQMAFIVRLPFCGSNIINHFFCDVPPLLALSCASTYINEMILFSLAGIIELSTVVIILVSYIFISCAILRIHSAEGRQKALSTCASHLTAVTLLYGTTIFMYLRPSSSYSLNTDKVVSVFYTVVIPMLNPLIYSLRNQEVKGALKKLQKRKAAHT; from the exons ATGGCAGAAGAGAATCGATCCTTGGCAGCAGAGTTCATCCTTGAGGGCTTTAGTGATCATCCCAAGATGAAGGCGGCCCTCTTTGTGGTTTTTCTGCTCATCTACGCCATCACCCTTTTGGGCAATGTGGGGATAATCGTCCTCATCCGAGCTGACCCCAGGCTCCACACTTCCATGTACTTCTTCCTCAGCAGCCTCTCGGTGGTCGACATCTGCTTCTCGTCTGTGATTGCCCCCAGGACTCTGGTGAACTTCCTATCAGAGAGGAGGACCATTTCCTTCACTGGCTGTACAGGCCAAACTTTCTTCTACATTGTCTTTGTGACCACTGAGTGCTTCCTGCTGGCTGTCATGGCTTATGACCGGTACGTTGCCATCTGTAACCCATTGCTCTACTCAACCATTATGACTCGCAGGCAGTGCGTGCAGTTAGTGGTAGGGTCCTACGTCGGGGGCATCCTCAATGCCATTATACAGATGGCCTTCATTGTGAGACTGCCCTTCTGTGGCTCCAACATCATAAACCACTTCTTTTGTGATGTTCCTCCCCTCCTGGCCCtctcctgtgccagcacctACATCAACGAGATGATCCTCTTCTCCCTAGCTGGAATCATTGAACTCAGCACCGTCGTCATCATCCTGGTCTCCTACATCTTCATCTCCTGTGCCATCCTGAGGATCCATTCAGCTGAAGGCAGGCAAAAAGCCCTCTCCACCTGTGCATCCCACCTGACAGCTGTCACCTTGTTGTACGGAACAACAATATTCATGTATTTGCGGCCCAGCTCCAGTTATTCCCTCAACACGGACAAGGTGGTCTCTGTCTTCTATACAGTGGTGATTCCGATGCTGAACCCGCTCATCTACAGCCTGAGGAACCAGGAGGTGAAGGGTGCACTGA aaaaactacaaaaaagGAAGGCAGCCCACACTTGA
- the LOC125695333 gene encoding olfactory receptor 1019-like isoform X2: MAEENRSLAAEFILEGFSDHPKMKAALFVVFLLIYAITLLGNVGIIVLIRADPRLHTSMYFFLSSLSVVDICFSSVIAPRTLVNFLSERRTISFTGCTGQTFFYIVFVTTECFLLAVMAYDRYVAICNPLLYSTIMTRRQCVQLVVGSYVGGILNAIIQMAFIVRLPFCGSNIINHFFCDVPPLLALSCASTYINEMILFSLAGIIELSTVVIILVSYIFISCAILRIHSAEGRQKALSTCASHLTAVTLLYGTTIFMYLRPSSSYSLNTDKVVSVFYTVVIPMLNPLIYSLRNQEVKDALRKTVGKKLF, encoded by the exons ATGGCAGAAGAGAATCGATCCTTGGCAGCAGAGTTCATCCTTGAGGGCTTTAGTGATCATCCCAAGATGAAGGCGGCCCTCTTTGTGGTTTTTCTGCTCATCTACGCCATCACCCTTTTGGGCAATGTGGGGATAATCGTCCTCATCCGAGCTGACCCCAGGCTCCACACTTCCATGTACTTCTTCCTCAGCAGCCTCTCGGTGGTCGACATCTGCTTCTCGTCTGTGATTGCCCCCAGGACTCTGGTGAACTTCCTATCAGAGAGGAGGACCATTTCCTTCACTGGCTGTACAGGCCAAACTTTCTTCTACATTGTCTTTGTGACCACTGAGTGCTTCCTGCTGGCTGTCATGGCTTATGACCGGTACGTTGCCATCTGTAACCCATTGCTCTACTCAACCATTATGACTCGCAGGCAGTGCGTGCAGTTAGTGGTAGGGTCCTACGTCGGGGGCATCCTCAATGCCATTATACAGATGGCCTTCATTGTGAGACTGCCCTTCTGTGGCTCCAACATCATAAACCACTTCTTTTGTGATGTTCCTCCCCTCCTGGCCCtctcctgtgccagcacctACATCAACGAGATGATCCTCTTCTCCCTAGCTGGAATCATTGAACTCAGCACCGTCGTCATCATCCTGGTCTCCTACATCTTCATCTCCTGTGCCATCCTGAGGATCCATTCAGCTGAAGGCAGGCAAAAAGCCCTCTCCACCTGTGCATCCCACCTGACAGCTGTCACCTTGTTGTACGGAACAACAATATTCATGTATTTGCGGCCCAGCTCCAGTTATTCCCTCAACACGGACAAGGTGGTCTCTGTCTTCTATACAGTGGTGATTCCGATGCTGAACCCGCTCATCTACAGCCTGAGGAACCAGGAGGTGAAGG ATGCCTTGAGGAAAACAGTTggcaaaaagcttttttaa